AGAGGAGTACGAGTTCCGATTAGCTTGGATTCAGGTGGGCCTGGCAACCCCGCTGTCCGCTTGAGAAATGTGTCCGGGTAATAAATGAGACTAATCATTAGCATAAATTGCGCTGAACGCAAGTTAAAATGTACATTGGCAGTGAAAACAGTTAATCGTTTTAATGGTTATTGAAGAAACTACGTACTACAGACAAAAAGGCGCTTAATGTGGAGACAAAGAAGGTTCCGCTATTGTTTGGGTCGGAACACTATCAGCGGCGGACGGAACCTTCACGCTGCTAAAATCCAAATCGTGTTTCAGAGCAGCCGTAGTTCAGAGATGGGAGAGCAGCCGCTGAGAGTGTGAGTTTCGCCTTTTATAGATTTAAAACGTGACTTTGGTGACGTCTCATCCGGTCGCATGTGATCGAATTtatcgttttttttgtttatcgTTAGCCGAGATGCTACAGAGTCCGGGTGAACCCAGAGCGAATCGACGGAAGTTATTGAAAGTAAATGTGATTCGGTTGATTATTTATGCTCGGGGATCAGTTGTTGTCGTAAAATAAGAACGTGAAAAGGCTAAAAGGGTTCATGTCAAACATACGAACATGCTAGAGAAGAGAAGCTAACAGAAGAGAAGCTAGCAGACGGGAAGCTAGCCGTCCATGAAACATTCAGGTCAGGTGTAGCTAAAGGAACTGAAATGGAGTTCCGCCTCTTTGAATTCCTGTCTGTTGCAGTTTGTCTTGCGGAGATGTCGAAGGGAGGCTGACGGTTCTGTTCGGGCGAGTCCAGAGCATCCAGAAGAAGGCGGGACCGTTTGACGTGAGTCCAACGAGCCCCGTCGAGTCCAACAgaggaccccccctccccccaccggTTCTGATTTGCTCTTCttccagctgctgttgtgcGTCGGGGAGTTCTTTGGGACGACTCCTGAGGCTGAAGCGGACTGGGAGCAGTACAGAACCGGCGCCAAGAAAGGTACCAACATTCCGCTGAGTGAGACGCAAAGAAATAACGAGGCGGCCCGTTTGACTTCTGTCTTTTGGTCCTCCACAGCTCCCATCCAGACCTACGTCCTTGGGGCAGCGAGCCGGGAGACGGTAAAGTCCTTCCCCGGCGCCGATGGCTGCGAGCTCGCCGACAACATCACGTATCTGggtaggaggaggagcctccAGCGTCCCGCCCCGAGATGCTAGCAAAGCTTTACAGCTACATGTTGACCTCTGTGCGCTCAGGTCGGCGGGGGGTGTTCACCGGCGCGTCGGGGTTACAGATCGCCTACGTCAGCGGCCAGGAGGCGCGGCAGGACCCCGCCCCGGCTCACTGCTTCACGTCCAAAGACCTGGCGGCGCTCACGGCGCCGCTGGCCGGAAGCCCCAAATTCAGAGGAGTCGACATCCTGCTGACGTCACAGTGGCCCCGAGGGGTGTGTCGCTACGGCAACAACCCGGTAAATGTCTCTGGCTGGTGTGAGAGCCGTTTTAGGCTAAAGTGCAAGCTAACAGCGTGTTTAGGCTAAAGTGCAAGCTAACAGCTCGCGACCTTTGCAGGAGGTGACCACGAAGTCCTGCGGCAGCGGCGCCGTGGCGACCCTCGCCGAAAAACTGAAACCGCGGTACCACTTTGCTGCACTAGAGGGCGCTCACTATGAAAGGCTGCCGTACAGGTACAGGAAGCTGTAGCTTAGCAGCCGGTTCTCATGCCTCACTGTCTGCCCATCTCTTCCTGCAGGAATCACGTCGTCCTCCAGGAGAATGCGCAGCATGTCAGCCGCTTCATCGCCCTGGCAACCGTCAACAACGCCGCCAAAAAGAAGGTTTGTGTCTGTGGCGCCGTCGCTGGTGGCTAGCTGCTACGTCTAATACCTTATAAAGGTGTGGCCATTGGCCCCGCCCCCTAACGCCGTCACGTCCTCCCCAGTATCTGTACGCCTTCAACATCGTCCCCATGAAGACCATGGACCCGTCCGAGCTGGTGAAGCAGCCGCAGGACGTCACCGAAAACCCCTACAGGCGTCCCGCCAAAGACGAGACGGGCCAACAGAAGACGAGCGTCGGCGCCGCCGAGGAGGAGGTACGCTGCCCTGAGTACCGGCCAGGCGGTTCGGGTGGAAAACGCCGGActgcgtctgtctctgtctgcgtctgtCTGCTTTATTGGTCCTTGTTTTCCCAGGAGCCGTCCCAACAGTTCTTCTTTGACCTGGGCAGGAAGGAGGGCGGCGGTCCCCGGGGCCGCGGCAGGAGGAGACACTTGGACGGAGATGGGCATCTGCAGGGACAACCCAAACAGCCCCGCCGTCACCGTGAGTCCCACCGGGGGGCGATGTCTGAGTCTGCAGTTAAAACTGACTCGATGCTAACGTATGCTAACATGCAGCTGTGCCAGAATAACCCGGTAAATGTACATTAAATCGTCCGATGTGATGTCACTAACGGGTTGCTAAGCAACTGAAAGGGTGCCGAATTAGCCGCTGATAGCTTCTATgtgttgttgccatggatacaCAGACAAAGCTTAAGACGTGAAGATCGTCAGGCCggttctgtctgtgttttgttaGCGGTTCCCTCGGGTCCCTGCTGGTTCTGCCTGGCCAGTCCTCAGGTGGAGAAACACCTGGTTGTCAGCATCGGGTCACACGTGAGTCCCGGCCAATCACGATCCAGAACCGCATCCCAGGACGGCTGAAGACGCCCAGTCCTCTCGTTGCAGTGTTACCTGGCTCTGGCTAAAGGGGGGCTGACCCCAGACCACGTGCTGATCCTGCCCATCGGTCACTACCAGTCTGTGGTGGATCTGGGCtcggaggtggtggaggagacgGAGAAGTACCGATCCGCCCTGAGGAGCTTCTACAGGAGCAAGGGGCGGCGCTGCATCCTGTTCGAGAGGAACTACAGGAGCCAGCACCTCCAGCTGCAGGTTGTCCCGGTTCCCCTGGACCGCTGCACCACAGAGGACATCAAGGAGGCGTTCATGGTCCAGGCCCAGGAGCAGCAGATGGAGCTGATGGAGATCCCCGAACACACCGACCTGAAACAGGTGAGAACGAACCTGGAGCCTCAAAACGCACGGGCGAGTAatggacggtgtgtgtgtgtgtgtgtgcgtgtgcgtgtgcgtgtgttcagaTTGCCCCTCCAGGGACACCGTACTTCTACGTGGAGCTGGACTCGGGAGAAAAACTGTTCTATCGCATCCAGAGACATTTTCCTCTGCAGTTTGGGAggtaaacaagcaaacaaagccCAGATAGACAAAAACACATgcatataatgtgtgtgtgtgtgtgtgtgtgtatgtgtgtataggGAGGTCCTGGCCAGCGAGGCGGTTCTGAATATCCCGACCCGAGCCGACTGGAAGGAGTGtaaacagagcagagaggaagaggaggagaactgCAAACGGCTGAGAGACGAGTTTCAGCCATACGACTTCGCCCTGGACGACTGacgcacaacacacacgcacacacacacacacacacagacacacacgcacacacacgcacacacaggttccttatttcctcttttattttgggGGACACCGATGAGGATTGATCCCCAGTCTCACGAAGCTGCTTgtcttagcttagcttagcatgacgCCTGCTGTCTCCAGAGAccggtttgtttttattttttttataatcgaCTTGAATCTGGAGTGAAAACAGTTTTTATAGTGAAACCGTGATCTGATGAGCTTCAGTTTAAAGTTTTTACGtttgtctttgcttttatttttcaaggTTTTTCAACCCGACacttttctgctgctgttttgtggaATCTTCCTGTGcagctccttcacaataaaagccctcCACTCTAATAAACACCATCATTTCTACGGCTCTTTAGTTTGAAGCTGAACTCTTTTAAAAGGTTTTCTTGTATTTTATAAACTATCCATTAAACTTTGGTTCACGCttcctgttgtctttgtttattGCTCCGTGATGATTATTGGTTGTTGTATTGATGTGATTTTAGTGCTGCAAGCAGGAACGACGAGGGTGTAATTCATCACTTCGGCaccagagggagacagacacCGATCAAGGATTCCGCTCAGTCCGTCAGAGACTCGACCGAGTCTGGATGGAAGAGTCCATCCATCTTTTTCCGCGTTGCGGGTCATGGGActtgctggatcctatcccagctcgctctgggcgagaggcggggctacaccccgaatgcgtcgccagaaGACAGGAACCCATTCACGCACGCGCTTTTTGGAggagtttgttgttgttattattgatcaGTTCGGAACAGCTGCGTCAtttttctggttttatttttaaaccccGTTCGTCCGCTGATTGGTCCCCCCATCGGCCAATCAtggccccggccccgcccccagagCGGACACACCCATTTCCTCACCGGCGTTTCATTTGCCGTTATTAGTATGAGCAGCACGCGCGCCGGCTGGTCGGGGTGTGTGCTCGCGCGCTCACGTGTGGGTGAGGAGAAGATCACCGCGTCGAGGCTGCGTGGCGTGttcgtgcgtgcgtgcgtgagtgtccGTGCACCTGGTGGACGTGTGCCTCCCTGCGGaccggcgcgcgcgcgcgtgtgatTGCATGTTCGCACGCGGCAGATAATTGCgcggttttctttttcttatcaAGAGGGATGAACGTTGCGGGGTCGTTTCCCTCCTGAGTGTGCGTGATTGTTCGCGCGTGcgcgcccctcctcctcccctcctctcctcctctcctcctgctcctcagcgTGGAGGTGCGGGGCCGCTGCTGGCTGCGGTTGCGGCACTGGATGGATCCGACGCGCATGTTTGCAGGTGAAGCCTCGGGCGGAGCGCAAGGACGGAAGTAAGCCGGCTTTCCTGTCCCCGTTTGCACACCTGGGGCGTCCCCGCCCCGCCTGTCCCCGCTCCGTCTGTCCCCGCTCCGTGGAGACATGTCCAACTCCAACAAGAGCAAGAAGGACAAAGAAATCCTCGCGGAGTACGAGAGCCAGGTGAAAGGTAAGGACGCCGGACACCTGGGGGTGTTTCTGGGTTCATCCCGGAtgctgcatggggggggggggggttatcagtGTCTTTCTAACTGCCCCCCTCCCTGCGATCTCTTGCCGTTCCTCTGGGGCGGTGACTGCAGCagtctgcctccccccccccctgattacCTGATGCTAAACTGAGACGTGCTAAAGGTGAGGATACCTGGTTGCCATGGCCGTGGCCCCCTCCCATCCCTGTCCTTGTGGCGCCATGGTTACCACCCTCCCCAGCAGGGGGGGCAGATGACCTTTGAGTGAAACCACCGCCTCACGTCTCAAGCTTCACCTGCTGCGGAGGCGCTGTTCtaaatgccccccctccctctccgtcatcttcctcctctccacaTGGCTCCtcacatttcctcctcctcatcatcatcaccccccccccgaatctTCTGAGTAATCTGCTCCATTCAGAAATACCGTCTCTCctgtctccttcctcctgctgtcaCCCGGCGCTTCTCCagctttgtgggggggggggtctgttctGTTCGGGGGGGCCGTTGCTCTCGGGGAGGCCCGGCGTGGAGGTGACCGCTGCTTGGAGCCCAGCATATAGATCAGTGTTGTAACTATGTGCCTCCCAAGTCTGCCTCCCTGCTCCGGCTCCTGATTGGTCGATGCAGGAGGTGGTGAGCAATGTATACACAGGAGGCGGCCGCCAttctcttacgggggggggggtaggggaGAATATCACAGTGCTGACGGGACATATTTGCGTTCTCCATGAGGAGGCTCCTGGATGTGGCACCTCCTCCATCtgaaggaggtgcagaggagcGCCGCCTCCCCGTTCTGATGAGTGACATCACAcctgcaggaggaaggaggaggaggcgtgacTCCTCTGAGGAGAACCTCGCCTCCATCGCGCTTCACGATGATCCCGCGGTCCTCTGCCCTCGTGTCCTTGGGCCTGGTCGTCATGGAGACGGCCACCTCGGGAAGACTTCcccagcttcctcttcctgtgacATCACGCGGAAGAGGAGCACAAAGGCTGGACGCAGCGCGTGAGGCGGGGCTTAAGGCAGGAAGCGGTGGAGCTGTAGGTCGGATGCAGCCCTTGGCCGGTGGCCATTTTCCTCTGACAtcacagtgatgtcatgctgctgTAGCAAGCGTGCATCCCAAGATGAAACG
This portion of the Brachionichthys hirsutus isolate HB-005 chromosome 22, CSIRO-AGI_Bhir_v1, whole genome shotgun sequence genome encodes:
- the cwf19l1 gene encoding CWF19-like protein 1, translating into MGEQPLRVLSCGDVEGRLTVLFGRVQSIQKKAGPFDLLLCVGEFFGTTPEAEADWEQYRTGAKKAPIQTYVLGAASRETVKSFPGADGCELADNITYLGRRGVFTGASGLQIAYVSGQEARQDPAPAHCFTSKDLAALTAPLAGSPKFRGVDILLTSQWPRGVCRYGNNPEVTTKSCGSGAVATLAEKLKPRYHFAALEGAHYERLPYRNHVVLQENAQHVSRFIALATVNNAAKKKYLYAFNIVPMKTMDPSELVKQPQDVTENPYRRPAKDETGQQKTSVGAAEEEEPSQQFFFDLGRKEGGGPRGRGRRRHLDGDGHLQGQPKQPRRHPVPSGPCWFCLASPQVEKHLVVSIGSHCYLALAKGGLTPDHVLILPIGHYQSVVDLGSEVVEETEKYRSALRSFYRSKGRRCILFERNYRSQHLQLQVVPVPLDRCTTEDIKEAFMVQAQEQQMELMEIPEHTDLKQIAPPGTPYFYVELDSGEKLFYRIQRHFPLQFGREVLASEAVLNIPTRADWKECKQSREEEEENCKRLRDEFQPYDFALDD